Part of the Candidatus Omnitrophota bacterium genome, AGATATTATCTTTAAAGGGGAAGCGTAAACTTACCATGCTTACTGCCTATGATTATCCCCTGGCATCTTTAGTGGATAGGGCGGGGATAGATATGATTCTGGTAGGCGATTCAGTAGCTAATGTGGTCTTAGGATTAGATTCTACCACTAAGGTGGGCATGGCAGAGATGTTGCATCATGCCAAGGCCGTAACCCGCGCAGTAAAACACGCCTTGGTCATCGGCGATATGCCTTATGAATCTTATCAGATAAATCCCCGGGAATCAGTTAAGAATGCCAGGCGTTTTATTGATGAGGCAAAATGCGATGCCGTAAAATTAGAATGGTTCGACCAGTGCCTGGAGGTAACAGAGGAAATCATCAAGTCAGGTATTGCGGTTATGGGGCATATCGGTTTGACCCCGCAGACTGCGGATAAATTGGGCGGGTTTAAGGTGCAGGGTAAAGACGCAGAACATGCCAGGCGCTTAATTGAGCAGGCTAAGGCGTTAGAGAAACTGGGTTGTTTTTCTCTGGTCCTTGAATGCGTGCCGGATAAAATCGCAGAGATGATTACCCAAAAAATAAAAATTCCCACCGTCGGTATCGGTGCGGGTATAAATTGCGACGGCCAGGTCCTGGTTACTCATGATATGCTTGGGCTATTTGAACGTTTTACGCCTAAATTCGTGAAAAAATATATCAATTTATCCCCGATGATCCTGCAGGCGTTTATAGATTATAAAGAAGAAGTTTTGGCCGGGGAATTTCCCACTAAAGAGCACAGCTTTACTATAAAAGAAGAAGAATTGAAAAAATTGAGTTAAGAGGCGATGAAAAAAAATAGAATCGTAAAATTTATTACGCTGGGCGTTGTCTTGTTGCTCGCTTTATTATTCGTGGCGCGATTCGGCGGGCCATCTATTTTAAGGCTGTATCTTGAAACCGGTATAGGTAACTGTAAGAAGATCCCTATCTTATGTATGGCGCCGCAGGAGGGGGTAGTTGAGCTGGATATCAATAAGGAATATTTTGCGGAATTACACCCCTATAAGTTTCCTAAAGCGACCATCGCCGTGCCAACGGGTTTTGACGTCATCCAGGAAACCATTAAGAAGGTTTACTATAAAAAAAAGAAGAGCCCTCATCCGGGAGCTGCAGTTTACCTTCTCTATGAACCCCCTAATTTTTTTATAGAGCTGTTCCCCCAGTTAAAGAAGCAGGGGATAAATAACAACTACGCATTCATAAAACACCTGATGTATGCCCAACTGCAAAATACCAGAAACCTCACCGACACCTTCTTTGTGATTATGAAGAGCATCTTCACCCCGGATTTAGGCGACCAGAATAGGGTGAATATGGTGCAATTCAAGCTTGCGGATAAGAAGGGTTTTATTAATTATAACCTGGCTGGCTCCGATAACTATTTTGACTGTAATGTAGTGAGCAACGAAGGCGATTTTTTCAAGATTTATATCAGAGACAATGGCGCAACACTGGATTTAAATCAAGTGCTGGCAATTATTTCCATGACCGACAAGATAAGCTGAATTCGCTTGACTTTTGGGCGGAATTAGGATAAATATAAAAGTCTATGGCTAAAAATGAGAATTTAATGGAGAAAATTGTTTCCCTGTGCAAGCGCCGGGGTTTTATCTTCCAGTCCTCTGATATTTACGGGGGCTTGAGCAATACCTGGGATTACGGCCCCTACGGCGTAGAATTAAAGAATAATGTCAAGCGTGCCTGGTGGCGCTCCTGCGTATACCAGCGCGACGATATCTTCGGCATGGATGCGGCGATATTAATGCATCCTAAGGTCTGGGAGGCATCCGGCCACGTAGCGAATTTCTTTGATTTAAAGAGCGATTGCCGCAAATGCAAGAAACGTTTTAAGGTTGCGGATCTAAAGGATACGAAGAAGTGTCCGGAATGCGGCGGAGAGTTAACCGAGGCACGGCCATTTAACCTGATGTTTAAGACGCATCAAGGCCCGGTAGAAGACAGCGAAAACATAGTCTATTTAAGGCCGGAGACCGCACAGGGGATGTTTGTGAATTTTCTGAATATCCTAGATTCAAAACACCCTAAGCTTCCTTTTGGCTTAGCGCAAATCGGCAAGGCCTTCCGTAATGAAATTACGCCCGGGAATTTCACCTTCAGGACCCGCGAATTTGAACAGATGGAGATAGAATATTTTACGCATCCCTCCCAGTCGGACGATAAGCTGAAAGAGTGGATAGAATACCGCTTTAACTGGTATTTTAATTTAGGCCTCAGAAAAGAGAATTTAAGGAAGAGGCCGCATACAAAGGATGAACTGGCGCATTATGCTAAAGCCTGCACAGACATAGAATATAATTTTCCCTTTGGTTGGAGCGAATTAGAGGGGATCGCTAACCGCACGGATTTTGATTTAAAACAGCACGCTAATACCAGCGGCAAGGATTTGCAGTATTTTGATGAAACTAACAAAGAAAAGTTTTATCCTTACATCATCGAGCCTTCAGGCGGAGTGGACCGGAGCGTATTGGCTTTTTTAGTGGATGCCTATAGCGAAGAAAAAGTAAAAGACGAAACGCGCGTAGTTTTAAGGTTGCACCGGGATTTGGCACCGA contains:
- the panB gene encoding 3-methyl-2-oxobutanoate hydroxymethyltransferase, yielding MEEKKITIQEILSLKGKRKLTMLTAYDYPLASLVDRAGIDMILVGDSVANVVLGLDSTTKVGMAEMLHHAKAVTRAVKHALVIGDMPYESYQINPRESVKNARRFIDEAKCDAVKLEWFDQCLEVTEEIIKSGIAVMGHIGLTPQTADKLGGFKVQGKDAEHARRLIEQAKALEKLGCFSLVLECVPDKIAEMITQKIKIPTVGIGAGINCDGQVLVTHDMLGLFERFTPKFVKKYINLSPMILQAFIDYKEEVLAGEFPTKEHSFTIKEEELKKLS
- a CDS encoding glycine--tRNA ligase, with protein sequence MAKNENLMEKIVSLCKRRGFIFQSSDIYGGLSNTWDYGPYGVELKNNVKRAWWRSCVYQRDDIFGMDAAILMHPKVWEASGHVANFFDLKSDCRKCKKRFKVADLKDTKKCPECGGELTEARPFNLMFKTHQGPVEDSENIVYLRPETAQGMFVNFLNILDSKHPKLPFGLAQIGKAFRNEITPGNFTFRTREFEQMEIEYFTHPSQSDDKLKEWIEYRFNWYFNLGLRKENLRKRPHTKDELAHYAKACTDIEYNFPFGWSELEGIANRTDFDLKQHANTSGKDLQYFDETNKEKFYPYIIEPSGGVDRSVLAFLVDAYSEEKVKDETRVVLRLHRDLAPMKVAVLPLLKNRPEIVELAKKIAQDLKKCFVTVYDDTGSIGKLYRRQDEVGTLYCVTIDVQSLEDKQVTVRDRDTMLQDRISIDKLKEYLKEKLS